The Candidatus Dadabacteria bacterium genome includes a region encoding these proteins:
- a CDS encoding HAD family hydrolase: EVGWRKPHRKIFEFALASLGESPSDVIFIGDDPEADIMGSSDCGIDSVWVKRREQLIQAKPKFIIKDLEDLKEII, translated from the coding sequence AAGAAGTAGGCTGGAGAAAACCTCACAGGAAAATATTCGAATTTGCTCTTGCCAGCCTCGGCGAGAGTCCATCAGACGTTATTTTCATAGGAGATGATCCTGAAGCTGACATAATGGGATCTTCAGACTGCGGGATTGACTCCGTGTGGGTAAAAAGAAGAGAGCAGCTCATTCAGGCAAAACCGAAATTCATCATAAAAGATCTGGAAGATCTAAAGGAAATAATCTAG